The Planctomycetaceae bacterium genome has a segment encoding these proteins:
- a CDS encoding transposase, translated as MANTPLTPDDLRFFDRDDDFSIRWNRLPHWTQAGTVVFITWRTEDSMPQSVVRQWLSDRDDILRSHGINPQGDWRARVSALPLNHSLRIKWQLINRFDERLDDCHGACLLRRPDVATIVSDSLLKFDGDRYLLTDFCVMPNHIHLLAAFRTEELATQQIAGWKRFQARQINTLLDLNGAFWKHQSFDHLVRSECQFQHLRRYIANNGIHGHVPADEFTHWTREL; from the coding sequence ATGGCCAACACACCACTTACTCCCGATGACCTGCGGTTCTTCGATCGCGACGATGACTTCTCCATTCGATGGAATCGCCTGCCGCACTGGACTCAGGCGGGCACGGTCGTGTTCATCACCTGGCGAACAGAAGATTCCATGCCGCAATCCGTCGTGCGCCAGTGGCTTTCCGATCGAGACGACATCCTGAGATCTCATGGCATCAATCCCCAGGGGGACTGGCGTGCCCGGGTGAGCGCCCTGCCTTTGAATCATTCATTGCGAATCAAATGGCAACTCATCAATCGCTTTGACGAACGACTCGACGATTGTCACGGAGCGTGCCTGCTCCGTCGCCCGGACGTCGCGACGATCGTTTCGGACAGCCTGCTGAAGTTCGACGGTGACCGCTACCTGTTGACGGATTTCTGCGTGATGCCTAATCACATCCACCTGCTGGCGGCGTTCCGGACCGAAGAACTGGCCACACAGCAGATTGCCGGCTGGAAACGCTTCCAGGCTCGTCAGATCAACACCCTCTTGGATCTGAACGGAGCATTCTGGAAGCATCAGAGTTTCGACCATCTGGTCCGCAGCGAATGCCAGTTTCAGCATCTGCGTCGGTACATCGCCAACAACGGAATCCACGGCCACGTCCCGGCTGACGAGTTCACGCACTGGACACGTGAGTTGTAA
- a CDS encoding molybdopterin dinucleotide binding domain-containing protein, translating into MLERFEQKLGIDVPTSPGLDTMACMDAAHRGEMDFALCLGGNLFGSNPDHRYAAEAMNRLTTLVHLSTTLNTGHVNGLGQETLILPVLPRDEEPQPTTQESMFSYVRLSEGGPARFEGPRSEVSILAAVAERVFPYDASPNQSKLREAAAAGDPHQPTEVQRLSGAPGASPSHTQHTDATGSESHRTGRINFAELRSHAAIRQLIGELVPGYEHMLGIDASKQEFHVTGRAVENYHFPTATGKATFHAVPLPDNTITENELRLMTVRSEGQFNSVVYDDEDVYRGQDRRNVILMNAADLQRLGLQPDQQVRITSAAGELRLFHARPFDIRAGNALMYYPEANVLVPHRVDPQSKTPGFKGVRIRVAAEAVRKS; encoded by the coding sequence ATGCTGGAACGCTTCGAGCAGAAACTGGGCATCGACGTTCCGACGAGTCCCGGCCTGGACACGATGGCCTGCATGGATGCCGCTCACCGCGGTGAGATGGATTTCGCGCTGTGCCTGGGAGGCAATCTGTTCGGAAGCAATCCCGACCACCGGTACGCGGCGGAAGCCATGAACCGCCTGACGACGCTGGTTCATCTGTCAACGACGCTGAACACCGGCCACGTGAACGGACTCGGCCAGGAAACATTGATTCTCCCTGTGCTGCCGCGTGACGAGGAACCGCAGCCGACGACGCAGGAATCGATGTTCAGCTACGTGCGGCTCAGCGAAGGTGGCCCGGCCAGGTTTGAGGGACCTCGCAGCGAAGTGTCGATCCTGGCCGCCGTGGCTGAACGTGTCTTTCCGTACGATGCGTCTCCAAACCAGTCGAAGCTTCGGGAGGCTGCGGCGGCTGGCGATCCGCATCAGCCAACGGAAGTCCAGCGTCTCAGCGGCGCGCCGGGGGCCTCGCCTTCCCACACGCAGCACACCGATGCGACGGGATCGGAGTCCCATCGTACGGGCCGAATCAATTTCGCGGAACTTCGCAGCCACGCCGCCATCCGTCAGCTCATCGGAGAACTCGTTCCCGGCTACGAACATATGCTGGGCATCGATGCCTCGAAGCAGGAATTCCACGTCACGGGTCGGGCCGTCGAGAATTACCACTTCCCGACAGCAACCGGCAAAGCGACGTTCCACGCCGTGCCTCTTCCCGATAACACCATCACGGAAAACGAACTGCGGCTGATGACCGTGCGTTCGGAAGGCCAGTTCAACAGCGTGGTCTACGACGACGAAGACGTCTACCGCGGTCAGGACCGCCGCAACGTGATCCTCATGAACGCCGCTGATCTGCAGCGATTGGGACTTCAGCCGGATCAGCAGGTGCGAATCACCAGCGCCGCCGGAGAACTTCGGCTGTTCCATGCCCGCCCCTTCGACATCCGAGCCGGCAACGCCTTGATGTACTACCCGGAAGCCAACGTCCTGGTGCCTCACCGAGTGGACCCGCAATCAAAGACCCCCGGTTTCAAGGGAGTCAGGATCCGGGTCGCCGCAGAAGCCGTCCGCAAATCGTAG